The following coding sequences lie in one Phragmites australis chromosome 8, lpPhrAust1.1, whole genome shotgun sequence genomic window:
- the LOC133925808 gene encoding uncharacterized protein LOC133925808, translated as MRIRRRPQLSLQQASDPSTSTAPQTPQNAGRNREWLEGGKEESKLHANVDLGQKSGVARRLSLPQDNAVDCGKSLGAQHGADNMQRRCSVVNGHHSSDQKDSVTCTGAVGSKSEPAVAKVEEHVSNGVLLPVAPAVAVKDEEKVSNGSVGGAKKRRGPAVLMEGSRCSRVNGRGWRCSQPTLVGYSLCEHHLGKGRMRSAAAAARGGAAQLGRTEHRVRIPAAAPKAEGPSLPRC; from the exons atgAGGATCAGGAGGAGGCCACAGCTCTCCTTGCAGCAGGCCTCAGATCCATCCACATCCACCGCGCCCCAAACCCCGCAGAATGCAGGGAGGAATCGTGAATGGCTTGAGGGAGGCAAGGAGGAGAGCAAGCTGCATGCGAATGTGGATCTTGGACAGAAATCTGGAGTGGCCAGGCGCTTGTCATTGCCGCAG GACAATGCAGTGGATTGCGGCAAGAGCTTGGGTGCACAACATGGAGCTGATAATATGCAGAGGAG ATGCAGCGTAGTGAATGGCCATCACAGTTCGGACCAGAAGGACAGCGTGACATGCACCGGTGCCGTTGGCAGTAAGTCCGAGCCGGCGGTGGCGAAGGTGGAGGAACACGTGAGCAATGGCGTGCTGCTGCCCGTGGCGCCGGCGGTGGCCGTGAAGGACGAGGAGAAAGTGAGCAATGGCAGCGTTGGCGGGGCCAAGAAACGGCGCGGCCCAGCGGTGCTGATGGAAGGGTCGCGGTGCAGCCGCGTGAACGGCCGAGGGTGGCGCTGCAGCCAGCCGACGCTCGTCGGGTACTCGCTCTGCGAGCACCACCTCGGCAAGGGCCGGATGCGgagcgcggccgccgcggcgcgcggcggcgcggcaCAGCTTGGCCGCACCGAGCACAGGGTCAGGATCCCCGCCGCGGCGCCCAAGGCCGAGGGGCCGAGCCTGCCGCGCTGCTAA
- the LOC133926471 gene encoding protein trichome birefringence-like 1 — protein sequence MKNLWKQSGQVCVDAGPLSALGGRSRRRARLTVYGFAVAVAFAAFTAYVAFTSPPVGGAGGGGASWFGGVYASTAPYRSQISSFFSSILPANSYAPSPEPPARAAGGSSGGSGEVSHDVSSGQVGRAAGSNSSAAAGPVKQLGSGGGMPPASDFAGTGIGAKGGGGAPTNNSATSGGATNYPVDRNRGSDGGVSSSQARGVSSSQAGGAGGSPASSSAGEGTAAKAGEKSVDMSNKQSGSESGAPSYGITEHGSTAKAGAKVGAEARSSTSALSGSLMKTDLSTGSSSNQSGSGSGSGSAVPSSGSAAGNSTTAKADVKGVVGAASNSSAGSGTDAKADLNKGSDSQTGSGSGDAGRKSAGNSSPAKSNAGDGGVERNNGSVSVLPTINQAGSLAMAGEKEGGSPSKNHTLVASPTVNNQEQTTSGVASGGSGDTANKQNGATPQGSAGSSKDHSAQTIASKSGHNSKGNESSTKQDGGSSGNKKVDWFKEMASCDMFHGSWVRDDSYPLFPEGSCPHIDEPFDCYLNGRRDLAYQKLRWQPSGCIIPRLNPTDMLERLRGKRLVFVGDSLNRNMWESLVCILRNSVKDKRKVFEASGRHEFKTEGSYSFLFTDYNCSVEFFRSPFLVQEWEMQVSNGKKKETLRLDLVEQSSPKYKDADFLIFNTGHWWTHEKTALGKDYYQEGNHIYSELNVVDAFHKALDTWSKWIDANVNPRKTTVLFRGYSASHFSGGQWNSGGSCDKESEPITSEQYLSTYPPKMSILEDVIHKMKTPVVYLNITRMTDYRKDAHPSIFRKQNLTDEERRSPEKYQDCSHWCLPGVPDSWNELLYAQLLIKQHQMLQQ from the exons ATGAAGAACCTGTGGAAGCAGAGCGGCCAGGTGTGCGTGGACGCCGGCCCCCTCAGCGCGCTCGGCGGCCGCTCGCGGCGGCGCGCGAGGCTGACGGTGTACGGGTTTGCGGTCGCGGTCGCGTTCGCGGCATTCACCGCGTACGTCGCcttcacctcgccacccgtcgGCGGGGCAGGGGGAGGGGGCGCCTCGTGGTTCGGCGGCGTGTACGCGTCCACGGCGCCCTACCGCTCACAGATTTCCAGCTTCTTCTCGTCCATCCTCCCCGCCAATTCCTACGCCCCCTCGCCCGAGCCGCCTGCCCGCGCGGCCGGCGGATCGAGCGGCGGCAGTGGCGAGGTGAGCCATGATGTGAGTAGTGGGCAAGTGGGGAGGGCTGCGGGAAGCAATAGCTCTGCTGCGGCTGGGCCTGTTAAGCAGTTGGGAAGTGGAGGTGGAATGCCTCCGGCCAGCGATTTTGCCGGAACTGGCATTGGCGCCAAGGGCGGAGGCGGAGCTCCGACGAATAATTCTGCCACAAGTGGCGGTgcgacgaattatccagtggaTCGGAACAGAGGAAGCGACGGAGGCGTTTCCAGTAGTCAGGCGAGAGGCGTTTCAAGTAGTCAGGCGGGAGGCGCCGGTGGCTCCCCAGCCAGTAGTTCTGCCGGAGAAGGAACCGCGGCGAAAGCTGGCGAGAAGAGTGTAGATATGTCTAATAAGCAGTCGGGAAGTGAAAGTGGAGCCCCGAGCTACGGTATCACTGAACATGGCAGCACGGCGAAAGCCGGAGCCAAAGTTGGAGCTGAAGCCCGCAGCAGTACATCTGCCTTGAGTGGCAGCTTGATGAAGACGGATTTGAGCACCGGATCTTCTAGTAACCAGTCAGGAAGTGGAAGTGGAAGTGGAAGTGCGGTTCCAAGCAGTGGTTCCGCTGCTGGAAATAGCACCACGGCGAAGGCCGATGTAAAAGGTGTTGTTGGTGCCGCGAGCAATAGTTCTGCTGGAAGTGGCACAGATGCGAAGGCTGATTTGAATAAAGGTTCAGATTCTCAGACAGGGAGTGGAAGTGGAGACGCAGGCCGTAAGTCAGCCGGAAATTCGAGCCCGGCAAAGAGCAATGCCGGAGACGGCGGAGTTGAGCGCAATAATGGCAGTGTGAGTGTGCTTCCAACTATTAATCAAGCTGGGAGTCTGGCAATGGCAGGGGAGAAAGAGGGTGGATCTCCAAGCAAGAACCACACCCTTGTAGCATCTCCAACTGTGAATAACCAGGAACAGACTACTAGTGGAGTTGCTTCTGGTGGAAGTGGTGATACAGCGAATAAGCAGAACGGAGCAACTCCCCAGGGTAGTGCTGGTTCATCAAAGGACCATTCCGCCCAAACAATCGCCTCAAAATCAGGACACAATAGTAAGGGGAACGAGTCATCAACAAAACAAGACGGTGGTTCTAGTGGAAATAAGAAGGTTGATTGGTTCAAGGAGATGGCCAGTTGTGACATGTTCCATGGGAGTTGGGTTAGGGATGACTCGTACCCTCTATTCCCGGAGGGATCGTGTCCTCATATCGACGAGCCCTTTGACTGCTATCTCAACGGCCGGCGAGATCTAGCTTACCAGAAGCTCCGTTGGCAACCCAGTGGATGCATCATCCCAAG ATTGAACCCGACCGATATGTTGGAGAGGCTGAGAGGAAAAAGACTTGTTTTTGTTGGTGATTCACTCAATAGGAACATGTGGGAATCCCTTGTGTGTATCTTGAGGAATTCTGTCAAGGACAAGAGGAAGGTTTTTGAGGCATCTGGCCGGCACGAGTTTAAGACCGAGGGGTCATACTCTTTCCTATTCACG GACTATAACTGCAGTGTGGAGTTTTTCCGATCCCCTTTTCTAGTCCAGGAATGGGAGATGCAAGTAAGCAatggaaagaaaaaggaaactcTTAGGCTTGACTTGGTCGAGCAATCTTCACCAAAGTACAAGGATGCAGACTTTCTTATTTTCAATACTGGGCATTGGTGGACACATGAGAAAACTGCTCTTGG GAAAGACTACTATCAGGAAGGTAATCATATATATAGTGAGCTAAATGTCGTGGATGCATTTCATAAAGCTCTTGACACTTGGTCCAAATGGATTGATGCCAATGTCAACCCCAGAAAAACCACTGTATTATTCAGAGGCTACTCAGCATCTCATTTTAG TGGAGGCCAATGGAATTCAGGCGGGAGCTGCGATAAGGAGAGCGAACCAATAACAAGTGAACAGTACCTTTCGACCTACCCACCAAAGATGAGCATTTTAGAGGATGTGATCCATAAGATGAAAACTCCAGTTGTTTATTTGAACATAACGAGAATGACTGACTATAGAAAGGATGCACACCCTTCCATCTTTCGCAAGCAGAACCTTACTGACGAGGAGAGGAGATCGCCTGAGAAATATCAAGACTGCAGCCACTGGTGCCTTCCTGGAGTACCAGATTCCTGGAATGAGCTACTTTATGCTCAACTTTTGATCAAACAGCACCAAATGCTCCAACAATAA